The Saccharomonospora cyanea NA-134 genome includes a region encoding these proteins:
- a CDS encoding endonuclease domain-containing protein, which translates to MDVKVRSVSDAAGMSATISINDVFRGSVARAHGYVTAAELGGPRFRRLFQDVYVPAHVPVTHELRCRGAALIVPKEAVLTGRSAATVLGVELANPYDPVEFVVPEVHRFGPIKGIHVRRTDVKPQESRPWNGIRIARPWRAALDLVLRLSPRVQSWVRRLRIAVPDLDAFVRSGRVTLKQLRRTWKGRRNRGIRLARAALSMVDPRAESLPESDLRVVLKTGGFEPVPQYSITRGGREVARLDLALKDTKTAIEYDGRWHRSSKQIRRDKARRKRLVTEGWNFVIVTAEKLAGDYKRILDEVRQAQSRREISRASKSRRCRVFSARNASSSSGG; encoded by the coding sequence ATGGACGTGAAAGTCCGCAGCGTGAGCGATGCTGCAGGCATGAGCGCGACTATCAGCATCAATGACGTTTTCCGAGGCTCTGTCGCGAGAGCACACGGCTATGTGACCGCTGCGGAACTGGGCGGGCCACGCTTTCGACGCCTTTTCCAGGATGTCTACGTTCCTGCACACGTACCAGTGACGCACGAGCTCCGTTGTCGTGGCGCAGCACTCATCGTTCCCAAAGAAGCGGTGCTGACCGGACGATCGGCAGCGACTGTACTCGGTGTCGAACTCGCGAATCCCTATGATCCAGTCGAGTTCGTCGTACCCGAGGTTCATCGGTTCGGACCGATCAAAGGAATTCACGTACGCCGCACCGATGTGAAGCCGCAAGAGTCACGCCCATGGAACGGAATTCGCATAGCACGACCGTGGCGAGCAGCTCTCGACTTGGTGTTACGACTGTCACCACGCGTCCAGAGCTGGGTTCGCCGTCTACGTATCGCAGTGCCTGACCTCGATGCGTTCGTCCGATCAGGTCGAGTCACGCTGAAGCAGCTACGGCGTACGTGGAAAGGACGACGTAATCGCGGTATTCGACTGGCTCGAGCTGCGCTGTCGATGGTCGACCCACGTGCCGAGTCACTACCCGAGTCGGACCTCAGAGTTGTACTCAAAACGGGAGGATTCGAGCCCGTCCCACAGTATTCGATAACGAGAGGAGGTCGCGAGGTGGCTCGTCTCGATCTCGCCTTGAAGGACACGAAAACAGCCATCGAATACGACGGCCGATGGCACCGGTCAAGCAAACAAATTCGCCGAGACAAAGCACGCAGAAAACGATTGGTGACGGAAGGTTGGAACTTCGTTATCGTCACAGCGGAGAAGCTGGCGGGAGATTACAAAAGAATTCTGGACGAGGTGCGCCAGGCTCAATCCCGACGTGAGATCTCCCGCGCGTCCAAGTCTCGCAGGTGTCGAGTCTTTTCGGCACGCAACGCTAGTTCGTCGTCAGGCGGGTAA
- the rplQ gene encoding 50S ribosomal protein L17: MPTPTKGPRLGGSPAHERLMLANLATSLFEHGKITTTEAKARRVRPLAEKLITKAKKGDLHNRRQIMRVIRNKDVVHKLMAEIGPFFVDRNGGYVRITKTLPRKGDNAQMAVIELVSEKTVTAEAEAARKTKFAKDAAADAPAEEPKAEETVEEAKAEAEAASATDQDAEAPESATKDSTDEPAEGVDKKDES; this comes from the coding sequence ATGCCCACCCCGACCAAGGGACCCCGTCTCGGCGGATCGCCTGCGCACGAGCGGTTGATGTTGGCAAACCTGGCGACGTCGTTGTTCGAGCACGGCAAGATCACAACGACCGAGGCCAAGGCCAGGCGCGTGCGTCCGCTCGCCGAGAAGCTGATCACCAAGGCCAAGAAGGGTGATCTGCACAACCGGCGTCAGATCATGCGGGTCATCCGCAACAAGGACGTCGTGCACAAGCTGATGGCCGAGATCGGGCCCTTCTTCGTCGACCGCAACGGCGGTTACGTCCGCATCACCAAGACGCTGCCGCGCAAGGGCGACAACGCCCAGATGGCGGTTATCGAACTGGTGTCGGAGAAGACCGTCACCGCGGAGGCCGAGGCGGCCAGGAAGACGAAGTTCGCCAAGGACGCCGCCGCCGACGCTCCTGCCGAGGAGCCGAAGGCGGAGGAGACGGTGGAGGAGGCCAAGGCTGAGGCCGAGGCTGCTTCCGCCACCGACCAGGACGCCGAAGCACCCGAGTCGGCCACCAAGGACTCCACGGACGAGCCCGCCGAGGGCGTGGACAAGAAGGACGAGTCCTGA
- the truA gene encoding tRNA pseudouridine(38-40) synthase TruA: MTETSPRSEPAVPPGEGGLVRLRIDLSYDGTDFSGWARQPGRRTVQGVLEDALQKQPPGASLAGSVVVAGRTDAGVHAAGQVVHADVTRLAGETRSRTMPVASDGLPDLDRARHRLNRLLPADVRVLGLRRAPAGFDARFSAAKRHYRYKVSDAPWGVSPLQRRDTLAWMRPLSVDSMNEAASALLGLHDFAAFCKKREGATTIRELLELHWERVDDYQLHLSVSADAFCHSMVRSLVGALLWVGDGRRSTGWPAELLKTRERSSVVAPAHGLTLIKVDYPPDDELALRAEKTRHLRDLDAREISRRD, from the coding sequence CTGACCGAGACGAGTCCACGCAGCGAGCCCGCCGTTCCCCCAGGGGAGGGCGGGCTCGTTCGTCTGCGCATCGACCTCAGCTACGACGGCACTGATTTCTCCGGCTGGGCGCGGCAACCAGGACGCCGAACAGTCCAGGGAGTCCTTGAAGACGCCCTCCAGAAACAACCCCCCGGCGCGTCTTTAGCGGGCTCAGTAGTAGTGGCAGGGCGAACCGATGCAGGAGTCCATGCGGCTGGCCAGGTCGTCCATGCGGACGTGACGCGTTTAGCAGGCGAAACCCGTTCCAGGACCATGCCAGTCGCATCGGACGGCTTGCCGGACCTTGACCGGGCTCGCCACCGGCTGAACCGTCTTCTGCCCGCTGACGTGCGAGTACTAGGCCTTCGCCGTGCCCCCGCCGGTTTCGATGCCCGCTTTTCGGCCGCTAAACGTCATTACCGATACAAGGTGTCGGACGCGCCGTGGGGAGTCAGCCCGCTCCAGAGACGCGACACGCTGGCGTGGATGCGGCCCTTGTCCGTCGACTCGATGAACGAGGCTGCGTCAGCACTGTTGGGCCTTCACGATTTCGCAGCTTTCTGCAAAAAACGAGAAGGTGCCACCACCATCCGCGAGCTCCTCGAGTTGCATTGGGAGAGGGTGGATGACTATCAGCTGCACCTATCGGTGTCAGCAGACGCTTTCTGTCATTCCATGGTAAGGAGCCTGGTTGGTGCTCTCCTTTGGGTCGGCGACGGGCGCCGCTCTACGGGTTGGCCTGCGGAGTTGCTGAAAACCCGAGAGCGGAGCAGCGTCGTGGCGCCGGCACATGGCCTTACGCTCATCAAGGTCGATTACCCGCCTGACGACGAACTAGCGTTGCGTGCCGAAAAGACTCGACACCTGCGAGACTTGGACGCGCGGGAGATCTCACGTCGGGATTGA
- a CDS encoding DNA-directed RNA polymerase subunit alpha produces MLISQRPTLSEETVNETRSRFTIEPLEPGFGYTLGNSLRRTLLSSIPGAAVTSIRIDGVLHEFTTVPGVKEDVTEIILNLKELVVSSEEDEPVTMYLRKQGPGEVTAADIVPPSGVTVHNPDLHIASLNGKGKLEIELVVERGRGYVPALQNKQAGAEIGRIPIDSIYSPVLKVTYKVEATRVEQRTDFDKLVLDVETKPSITPRDAVASAGKTLVELFGLARELNVDAEGIEIGPSPQEADTIAAYAMPIEDLDLTVRSYNCLKREGIHTVGELVSRSEADLLDIRNFGAKSIDEVKMKLVGLGLTLKDSPPGFDPTAAASTYESGGETWGAETPSPGLPDTGHDDGQDYAETEQL; encoded by the coding sequence GTGCTGATTTCCCAGCGGCCGACCCTCAGCGAGGAGACGGTCAACGAGACGCGCTCACGGTTCACCATCGAGCCGCTCGAGCCCGGCTTCGGCTACACCTTGGGCAACTCGCTCCGGCGAACCCTGCTGTCGTCGATTCCGGGTGCCGCGGTCACGAGCATCCGCATCGACGGCGTGCTGCACGAGTTCACCACCGTGCCCGGGGTGAAGGAAGACGTCACCGAGATCATCCTGAACCTCAAGGAACTCGTCGTCTCTTCCGAGGAGGACGAGCCCGTCACGATGTACCTGCGCAAGCAGGGCCCCGGTGAGGTCACCGCGGCCGACATCGTGCCGCCGTCCGGTGTCACCGTGCACAACCCGGACCTGCACATCGCGTCGCTGAACGGCAAGGGCAAGCTCGAGATCGAGCTCGTTGTCGAACGCGGCCGCGGATACGTTCCCGCGCTCCAGAACAAGCAGGCCGGTGCGGAGATCGGTCGTATCCCCATCGACTCGATCTACTCGCCGGTGCTCAAGGTGACCTACAAGGTCGAGGCCACCCGTGTCGAGCAGCGCACCGACTTCGACAAGCTGGTGCTCGACGTGGAGACCAAGCCGTCGATCACTCCGAGGGACGCTGTCGCCTCGGCGGGCAAGACGCTGGTCGAGCTGTTCGGGCTCGCGCGTGAACTGAACGTCGACGCCGAGGGCATCGAGATCGGTCCGTCGCCGCAGGAGGCGGACACCATCGCCGCTTACGCGATGCCGATCGAAGACCTCGACCTCACGGTGCGGTCGTACAACTGCCTGAAGCGCGAGGGGATTCACACGGTTGGCGAGCTGGTTTCGCGTAGCGAGGCGGACCTGCTCGACATCCGGAACTTCGGAGCGAAGTCGATCGACGAGGTGAAGATGAAGCTCGTCGGCCTCGGCTTGACGCTGAAGGACAGCCCGCCCGGATTCGACCCCACGGCTGCTGCCTCCACTTACGAGAGCGGTGGCGAGACGTGGGGTGCGGAGACACCGTCGCCGGGCCTTCCGGACACTGGCCACGACGACGGCCAGGACTACGCAGAGACGGAGCAGCTGTAA